From the genome of Papaver somniferum cultivar HN1 chromosome 2, ASM357369v1, whole genome shotgun sequence, one region includes:
- the LOC113351538 gene encoding uncharacterized protein LOC113351538, whose translation MDLKIVYWNIRGLNDLNRRDIVKKKIKDWKPSIVLLQETKIQLCNDLIAWQCWGKRDIMWLYSHSQGSSGGILCLWDSSKIQVIDSLIGPYSITLHCKNLSNCFEWMFTGVYAPCANNTEEVNLFWREIEETRAFWNFPWVIGGDFNELRFAHERTSGGDYTIGMIKLNSFISRHHLFDFPLIDASFTWTNNQIQSIRSRIDRILLFPATESVYPQVTQHSLDRPCSDHNPIAMVCEGVKHGPSPFRCEYYWFLHPKFLNFVRDMWNSFDVSGSAGFVFCKKLQLLKHHLRLWSKREYREVDRKLE comes from the coding sequence ATGgatctcaaaatagtttactggAATATTCGTGGGCTTAATGATCTTAACAGAAGGGATATtgtgaagaaaaagattaaggatTGGAAACCAAGTATTGTGCTTCTCCAAGAAACAAAAATTCAACTATGTAATGATTTGATAGCTTGGCAATGTTGGGGGAAAAGAGATATAATGTGGCTTTATTCTCATTCACAGGGTAGCTCTGGTGGTATTCTTTGTctttgggattcaagtaaaattCAAGTAATTGATTCTTTGATAGGGCCTTATTCAATTACATTGCATTGCAAAAATTTGTCCAATTGTTTTGAGTGGATGTTCACAGGGGTTTATGCTCCTTGTGCTAACAATACTGAAGAGGTTAATTTGTTCTGGagagaaattgaagaaactagagCTTTTTGGAATTTTCCTTGGGTGATTGGAGGCGATTTTAATGAACTTCGATTTGCTCATGAAAGAACCTCAGGTGGAGATTATACAATTGGCATGATAAAGTTAAATAGTTTTATCTCAAGGCACCATTTATTTGATTTTCCTTTGATTGATGCTTCTTTTACTTGGACAAATAatcaaatccaaagtataagGAGCAGAATCGACAGAATTCTTCTTTTCCCTGCAACGGAAAGTGTATACCCTCAAGTAACACAACATTCTCTTGATCGTCCTTGTTCTGATCACAATCCAATAGCTATGGTCTGTGAAGGGGTGAAGCATGGTCCGTCTCCATTCCGCTGTGAGTATTATTGGTTTTTACATCCAAAATTTCTTAATTTTGTTAGAGATATGTGGAATTCTTTTGATGTTTCAGGAAGTGCTGGATTTGTTTTTTGCAAAAAGCTACAACTTCTTAAACATCATCTAAGACTTTGGAGTAAAAGGGAGTATCGTGAGGTGGACAGAAAGCTTGAATAA